Part of the Sebastes umbrosus isolate fSebUmb1 chromosome 3, fSebUmb1.pri, whole genome shotgun sequence genome is shown below.
CTGGACCACGAGGGCCCTGAGTGAGGTTtctgaggaaagaggagaggagaaactgGTTAGTTGGAGGAGGAACACCATGTCAAAAGATTCCACGGATCGACGGGGCGATGAGGAGGAGACCGCGGGTGTCGGACTGCTTCTTCGCTCGTCCTCCGTCAAATCTAATCCAGAGAAGAAAATCCCGGAGCCTCAGTCGGCCGCCTCCTCCTTAGATAAGAAGGAAGGAGAGCAGGCCAAAGCTCTGTTTGAAAAGGTGAAGAAGTTCAGAACTCATGTAGAGGAAGCAGACATCTTGTATGTCATGTATGTGCTGCAAACGTCACTAAAAGTCTTCAAGTTCCTTTTAATCATTATCTACACTGCGGTGCTGGTACCGAACATTGAGATAATAGTGCGCTGTTTAGTTCCTCCCGAGCTGACTGGTTTCGATATCTATTGCTGCAACCACAACAAAGCCCATCTTTTCTCCAAGCTTGCCTACTGCTACATCTGCTTTGTGGGAGTGTATGGACTTCTCTGCATCTACACTCTCTACTGGCAGTTTCATAGACCTCTGAAGGAGTACTCCTTTGAGCAGGTCCGACTGGAGACGGGAATTAACGACATACCGGATGTGAAGAATGACTTTGCGTTCCTCCTGCACCTTGTCGACCAATATGATGCCCTGTACTCTAAAAGATTTGCCGTCTTCCTCTCCGAGGTCAGCGAGAGCCATCTCCATCAGCTCAACCTCAACCACGTGTGGACCGCCAAAAAGCTGCGTACCCGCCTCGCCAGGAACGCCAGTAACCGGTTGGAGCTCCACCTGTCGATGTTGCCGGGGCTCCCCGACACGGTCTTTGACATTCCTGAAGTGGAATCGCTCAAACTGGAGCAAGTTAAAAATGTCACCATCCCAGCTAGCGTGGCAAAGCTGGAGTCTCTTCGGGAGTTATCGCTGGTCTTCTGCCCTGCAAAGCTCCAGCTGCCTGCCCTGAACCACCTCAAGGCACACTTAAAGGTCCTGTGTCTAGATTTTGAAAGTTTAGAGGAGGTGCCTATGTGGATGTACACCCTGCATAGTTTGGAGGAGTTATATCTGAATGGTCCTTTAACCAATGAGGTGTCCAGAAGTGCCACTCTGGACTCCTTTAGAGGGCTTAGAGCTCTGAgagtcctctctctctgctccaacCTTACTAAGATCCCACCCAGCTTAGTAGATGTTGCGTTGCAGCTGCAGCGGTTGTGCATCTATAACGAAGGTGTCAGGCTACAAGGTTTTAGCAGCCTGAAGAAGTTAACCAACATAACCTCGCTTGAGCTAG
Proteins encoded:
- the si:zfos-323e3.4 gene encoding volume-regulated anion channel subunit LRRC8C translates to MIPVGEFRNFGVEQNSKYRVLKPWWDVFSEYLCVAMLMIGVFGCTLQLTQDKISCLPSHFSSPTPEAIDCSHIRTWKENETSQHSLVVPAKPIMTEVFGRRNNLEIPQYVFVNHYCYEKFVHWYAKYFPYLVVIHTMIFMVASSFWFKFPGTSSKLDLFVTILGKCFDSPWTTRALSEVSEERGEEKLVSWRRNTMSKDSTDRRGDEEETAGVGLLLRSSSVKSNPEKKIPEPQSAASSLDKKEGEQAKALFEKVKKFRTHVEEADILYVMYVLQTSLKVFKFLLIIIYTAVLVPNIEIIVRCLVPPELTGFDIYCCNHNKAHLFSKLAYCYICFVGVYGLLCIYTLYWQFHRPLKEYSFEQVRLETGINDIPDVKNDFAFLLHLVDQYDALYSKRFAVFLSEVSESHLHQLNLNHVWTAKKLRTRLARNASNRLELHLSMLPGLPDTVFDIPEVESLKLEQVKNVTIPASVAKLESLRELSLVFCPAKLQLPALNHLKAHLKVLCLDFESLEEVPMWMYTLHSLEELYLNGPLTNEVSRSATLDSFRGLRALRVLSLCSNLTKIPPSLVDVALQLQRLCIYNEGVRLQGFSSLKKLTNITSLELVGCELERIPSAVFSLNNLQELDLKDNKLTTVEEILSLQHCKRLVTLKLWNNKITYIPDHISKLHTLETLDVSWNKLRKLPSRLFYCTKIRHLDVSHNQLTSLPPEVGILQSLQFFSAAFNSLETLPEELFSCKRLKTLALGNNCLSDLSSRVSSLAQLVRLEVKGNRLESLPVEIGDCPLLNLSGLIVEDNLLDLLPSDVRSRLTNG